Proteins from a single region of Scleropages formosus chromosome 22, fSclFor1.1, whole genome shotgun sequence:
- the LOC108923424 gene encoding ADP-ribosylation factor-like protein 8B, with protein sequence MLALINRLLDWFRSLFWKEEMELTLVGLQYSGKTTFVNVIASGQFSEDMIPTVGFNMRKVTKGNVTIKIWDIGGQPRFRSMWERYCRGVNAIVYMVDAADREKIEASRNELHNLLDKPQLQGIPVLVLGNKRDLPNAFDEKQLIEKMNLSAIQDREICCYSISCKEKDNIDITLQWLIQHSKSRRS encoded by the exons ATGCTGGCGCTCATCAACCGGCTGCTCGACTGGTTCAGGTCGCTCTTCtggaaggaggagatggagcTCACTCTGGTGGGACTGCAGTACTCCGGGAAGACGACCTTCGTCAACGTCATAGCT TCTGGCCAGTTCAGTGAAGACATGATACCTACAGTCGGCTTCAACATGCGCAAGGTCACCAAGGGCAACGTCACTATAAAG ATCTGGGATATAGGCGGGCAGCCTCGGTTCAGGAGCATGTGGGAGCGCTACTGTCGAGGTGTCAACGCTATCGT TTACATGGTAGATGCTGCTGATCGTGAAAAGATAGAAGCTTCGAGAAACGAACTACACAATCTGTTGGATAAACCTCAGCTGCAAGGAATTCCA GTGCTAGTGCTTGGCAACAAGAGAGATCTACCGAATGCCTTTGATGAGAAGCAGCTCATTGAAAAAAT GAATTTGTCAGCTATTCAGGACAGAGAGATCTGCTGCTACTCGATTTCTTGCAAGGAGAAGGACAACATAG ATATCACGCTGCAATGGCTCATCCAGCATTCGAAGTCTAGGAGGAGCTGA
- the bhlhe40 gene encoding class E basic helix-loop-helix protein 40, with protein MERITSAQPPPPPPPCLSKHPSLDIGDMQGMDFPMYVYKPRRGVKRGDDSKDTYKLPHRLIEKKRRDRINECIAQLKDLLPEHLKLTTLGHLEKAVVLELTLKHVKALTSLLEQQQQKIITLQSGMQIGDLSPPSPESSEEMFRSGFHLCAKEVVQYLASQESAGDVTPSHVISHLHKVASEVLWSAPSPRVEEATHKAAEHREKPSGPQPKGSEGHGRNCVPVIQRTFPQSGGGGGEQSGSDTDTDSGYGGELEKRDSKAQQHPAYYSKESELKYALAERMAGGIKREGDEPPAKRLRGESSEDESLSGMELMGSHNGYLGFSAHQPPLCMPFYLIPPAAAAYLPMLEKCWYPGGMPILYPGMSGSSLGLSPEKHPPPLGMSPRVGSPQTPMDSSALLQALKQVPPLNLETKD; from the exons ATGGAGCGGATTACGAGCGCGcagccgccgcctcctcctcctccctgtctCTCCAAACACCCTTCGCTGGACATCGGCGACATGCAGGG gatGGATTTCCCAATGTACGTGTACAAACCCCGGAGGGGAGTGAAGCGAGGGGACGACAGTAAG gacacGTACAAGCTGCCGCACCGACTGATCGAGAAGAAGAGACGCGACAGGATAAACGAGTGTATCGCGCAGCTCAAGGATCTGTTGCCAGAACACCTGAAACTTACA ACGCTGGGCCATTTGGAGAAGGCAGTGGTGCTGGAGCTCACGCTGAAGCATGTGAAAGCCCTGACCAGcctgctggagcagcagcagcagaaaatcATTACACTGCAGAGCGGGATGCAAATTG GTGACCTCTCCCCTCCCAGCCCAGAAAGCAGCGAGGAGATGTTTAGATCTGGTTTCCACTTATGTGCCAAGGAAGTTGTGCAGTACCTGGCGAGCCAGGAGAGCGCCGGAGACGTGACGCCCTCCCACGTGATCAGCCACCTGCACAAAGTGGCGTCGGAAGTGCTGTGGAGCGCACCAAGCCCCCGTGTCGAGGAGGCCACTCACAAGGCCGCGGAGCACAGGGAGAAGCCGTCCGGGCCTCAGCCCAAGGGATCCGAGGGCCACGGGAGGAACTGCGTGCCTGTCATCCAGAGGACTTTCCCCCAGAGCGGCGGCGGAGGCGGCGAGCAGAGCGGCAGCGACACGGACACTGACAGCGGCTACGGGGGTGAACTGGAGAAGCGGGACTCTAAGGCACAGCAGCACCCAGCCTACTACAGCAAGGAGAGCGAACTCAAGTACGCGCTGGCTGAGCGCATGGCGGGGGGCATCAAGCGGGAGGGAGACGAGCCGCCCGCCAAGCGGCTCAGAGGCGAGTCCTCGGAGGATGAGTCCCTGTCCGGTATGGAGCTGATGGGCAGCCACAACGGCTACCTGGGCTTCTCGGCCCACCAGCCCCCCCTTTGCATGCCGTTCTACCTCATCCCCCCCGCTGCCGCAGCCTATCTTCCCATGCTGGAGAAGTGCTGGTATCCAGGGGGAATGCCCATCTTGTACCCAGGAATGAGCGGGTCCAGCTTGGGCCTGTCCCCGGAGAAGCATCCACCACCCTTAGGGATGTCTCCCAGGGTGGGCTCCCCGCAGACCCCTATGGACTCCTCAGCCCTGCTCCAGGCTTTAAAGCAAGTTCCCCCCCTTAACCTGGAAACCAAAGACTGA